The Melospiza melodia melodia isolate bMelMel2 chromosome 7, bMelMel2.pri, whole genome shotgun sequence genome has a segment encoding these proteins:
- the LOC134420463 gene encoding olfactory receptor 14J1-like, which translates to MSNSSSIRHFLLLALADTRQLQLLHFCLLLGISLAALLGNGLIISAVACGHHLHTPMFFFLLNLALTDLGSICTTVPKAMHNSLWDTRDISYTGCAAQVFLLIFFMGAELSLLTIMCYDRYVSICKPLHYGTLLGSRACAHMAAAAWARAFLNALMHTANTFSLPLCHGNALGQFFCDVPPVLKLSCSLTSTLRKLGLSAVSACSAFGCFVFIVFSYVQIFRAVLRIPSEQGRHKAFSTCLPHLAVLSLFL; encoded by the coding sequence atgtccaacagcagctccatcaggcatttcctccttctggcattggcagacacgcggcagctgcagctcctgcacttctgcctcttgctgggcatctccctggctgccctcctgggcaacggcctcatcatcagcgccgtagcctgcggccaccacctgcacacgcccatgttcttcttcctgctcaacctggccctcactgacctgggctccatctgcaccactgtccccaaagccatgcacaattccctctgggacaccagggacatctcctacactggatgtgctgcccaagtattTCTGCTCATCTTCTTCATgggagcagagctttccctcctgaccatcatgtgctacgaccgctacgtgtccatctgcaaacccctgcactacgggaccctcctgggcagcagagcttgtgcccacatggcagcagctgcctgggccagagcCTTTCTCAATGccctcatgcacacggccaatacattttccctgcccctgtgccatggaaatgccctgggccagttcttctgtgatgtgcccccagtcctcaagctctcctgctcactcaCCAGCACCCTCCGAAAGCTGGGACTCAGTGCAGTTAGTGCCTGttcagcatttggctgttttgtgttcattgttttctcctacgtgcagatcttcagggctgtgctgaggatcccctctgagcagggacggcacaaagccttttccacctgccttcctcacctggctgtgctctccctgttcctc
- the LOC134420464 gene encoding olfactory receptor 14A16-like — translation MHNSLWDTRDISYSGCAAQVFLIFFFFAAELYLLTIMSYDRYVSICKPLHYGTLLGSRACAHMAAAAWASAFLNALLHTANTFSLPLCHGNALGQFFCEIPQILKLSCSQSNFRELGLIAVSVCLAFGCFVFIVFSYVQIFRAVLRIPSEQGRHKAFSTRLPHLAVVTLFISTSFFTYLKPPSMSSPSLDLALSVLYSVVPPALNPLIYSLRNQEFKDAVWRLMTGRCQKH, via the coding sequence atgcacaattccctctgggacaccagggacatctcctactcaggatgtgctgctcaggtcttcctgattttcttcttctttgcaGCAGAGCTTTACCTTTTGACCATTATgtcctatgaccgctacgtgtccatctgcaaacctctgcactatgggaccctcctgggcagcagagcttgtgcccacatggcagcagctgcctgggccagtgcctttctcaatgctttgctgcacacagccaatacattttccctgcccctgtgccatggcaatgccctgggccagttcttctgtgaaatcccacagatcctcaagctctcttgctcacagtccaacttcagggaacttgggctaattgctgttagtgtgtgtttagcttttggctgttttgtgttcattgttttctcctatgtgcagatcttcagggctgtgctgaggatcccctctgagcagggacggcacaaagccttttccacccgcctccctcacctggctgtggtcaccctgttcatcagcacttcattttttacatacctgaagcccccctccatgtcctctccatccctggatctggccctgtcagttctgtactcggtggtgcctccagccctgaaccccctcatctacagcctgaggaaccaggagttcaAGGATgccgtgtggagactgatgacgggAAGGTGTCAAAAACATTAA